Proteins from a genomic interval of Trichoderma breve strain T069 chromosome 2, whole genome shotgun sequence:
- a CDS encoding major facilitator superfamily domain-containing protein — protein sequence MDDTVANRNPSDKDDAVAMVGEVRHAIDPVVEARAIRKIDWFLIPAMICGYGLVYYDKAILGSAALFGMTTDLKLSVVDNSTVPPTVDTRRLSWATSLFYFGMLGGLYPMTFALQRFDMGRILGIVVILWSAICMLTAAVTSWQGLFVQRFFLGFVESIIPTGFMCIVSGYYTQSEQSLRQSWWFSSTGLFTIIGGALNYGFAQITGGGLKRWQYIYLFGGALTFIFGLFCFALPNSPVSAWFLTAEERFAAVERLRYGQTGVRCTKFKSSQLKEALLDIKVYLIFVMMASAYTVNGAVSGFGPLIVSTFGWNTLQSILFQFPLGGLCFIVILATGYIGSKVNNVRIFMLIFTCLPVIAGCAIIWKSTWSHHAAAPIVGYSITGFFGGTVSLIITIGMANVAGHTKKSFMAATIFVAYCVGNIVGPQLIWSQTKSRHYPALWLGLIICYIICIVASTTLYFVLRAENKKKMALPEDEAERAKLAFQDLTDKENPYFRYVY from the exons ATGGACGATACTGTGGCGAATCGAAACCCGTCTGACAaggatgatgctgttgccaTGGTAGGCGAGGTGCGACATGCCATCGATCCTGTCGTGGAAGCAAGAGCTATCAGGAAGATTGATTGGTTTCTGATCCCAGCAATGATATGCGGAT ATGGCCTCGTCTACTACGACAAAGCTATTCTCGGTTCAGCTGCCCTCTTTGGCATGACCACAGACCTCAAACTAAGTGTCGTTGACAACTCAACTGTGCCGCCTACTGTCGACACCAGACGCCTCAGCTGGGCTACCTCGCTCTTCTACTTTGGCATGCTAGGAGGCTTGTACCCCATGACATTTGCTCTCCAGCGCTTCGACATGGGGAGAATCCTCGGAATTGTGGTCATTCTTTGGTCTGCCATCTGCATGCTCACGGCAGCAGTAACATCCTGGCAAGGCCTCTTTGTCCAGCGTTTCTTCCTAGGCTTTGTGGAGAGCATCATCCCGACGGGCTTCATGTGCATCGTTTCGGGATACTACACTCAGTCTGAACAGTCGCTACGGCAAAGCTGGTGGTTCAGCAGCACTGGGCTGTTTACAATCATTGGCGGAGCGCTCAACTACGGCTTTGCTCAGATCACAGGCGGAGGACTGAAGAGGTGGCAGTACATATACCTGTTTGGCGGCGCActcaccttcatctttggcctcttttgcttcgcGCTCCCGAATTCGCCGGTATCGGCTTGGTTCCTGACTGCCGAAGAACGATTTGCAGCCGTAGAAAGACTCCGCTACGGACAAACAGGAGTGCGGTGCACGAAATTCAAGTCATCTCAGCTTAAGGAGGCCTTGTTGGATATCAAAGTCTATCTGATCtttgtgatgatggcgtctgCATACACAGTCAACGGCGCAGTGAGCGGCTTTGGGCCCCTTATTGTATCGACATTCGGCTGGAACACTCTCCAATCGATCCTTTTCCAGTTTCCTCTGGGTGGGCTATGCTTCATTGTCATTCTAGCGACCGGCTATATTGGTTCCAAAGTCAACAATGTTCGCATTTTTATGCTCATCTTTACCTGCTTGCCCGTTATTGCTGGCTGTGCCATCATCTGGAAAAGCACCTGGAGCCACCATGCTGCCGCTCCTATTGTAGGATACTCCATTACGGGGTTCTTTGGCGGCACAGTCAGTCTCATCATCACTATTGGAATGGCCAATGTGGCCGGTCATacgaagaagagcttcatgGCCGCGACAATATTCGTTGCGTACTGTGTTGGAAACATTGTTGGCCCGCAACTCATATGGTCGCAAACCAAGAGCCGACACTATCCTGCCCTATGGCTTGGTTTAATAATATG TTACATTATTTGCATCGTTGCGTCGACTACATTGTACTTTGTCCTACGAGCtgagaacaagaagaagatggccttgcctgaagatgaagctgagcGAGCGAAGCTTGCTTTCCAAGACCTCACAGACAAGGAGAATCCGTACTTCCGCTACGTCTACTAA
- a CDS encoding fringe-like domain-containing protein, producing MALFPKPAESQHIGLFLLNKRLIRIFIGVTVFFLVAFGLLWRRQRDVFTPTLLRPMGFSEPDGFYPYETVSDYDPVSLDPTNKSTEDLCATFPKHLLSLIQPVLKIGHGEDRTKLDAQLDSVSACFRPDELLIFSDLDERIRNHTAIDILANLPSKYYDQEYNPDIGNYLLQKELRQNGTLDKDKEATKRVNGWIIDRYKFLPQIERAWLLRPDRPFYFFYETDTYVVWDTVYRFLSTFDPDTPVYMGSPSPGRHDVSRDDLKTWFANGGPGFALSRAAVKALIHRDVSPHGQYSGPSVSEEWLELIKDECCGDSVVGWTLWNNGVALQGYWPMFNPHPLHGIPFSDTYWCQPIMTLHKTTPKDMVEVWKWEFGQRKQNRPLLYSDYWNFHQPGTKGILENWDNGDWDASKSGPDQGIDSFEKCEEACKKDNTCVQWNWRGRDEKECVLARSFRYGEARQPEQRDDKWVDFKSGWLKDRLDAFRKERQCEVVEWVGPSITRVF from the exons ATGGCGCTCTTCCCCAAGCCTGCGGAATCGCAGCATATCGGGCTCTTCCTCTTGAACAAACGCCTGATCCGCATCTTCATTGGCGtcaccgtcttcttcctcgtcgcctTTGGGCTTCTCTGGCGCCGACAGCGTGATGTCTTTACGCCAACGCTGCTGCGGCCTATGGGCTTTAGCGAACCGGACGGATTTTATCCATACGAGACAGTTAGCGACTACGATCCCGTGTCTCTCGATCCCACCAACAAATCGACCGAGGATCTTTGCGCAACGTTTCCCAAGCACCTGTTGAGTCTCATCCAGCCTGTGCTCAAGATTGGCCATGGCGAGGATCGCACAAAGCTCGATGCGCAGCTAGATAGCGTCAGCGCCTGCTTCCGACCCGACgagctgctcatcttctccgATCTTGACGAGCGCATCCGCAACCACACTGCCATCGACATTCTCGCGAATCTTCCATCCAAGTACTACGATCAAGAGTATAACCCAGATATTGGGAATTATCTTTTACAAAAAGAATTGAGACAGAACGGCACGCTGGATAAGGATAAGGAGGCGACGAAGCGTGTCAATGGCTGGATCATTGACAGGTACAAGTTTCTGCCACAGATAGAGCGTGCTTGGCTGTTGCGACCAGACAGGCCGTTTTACTTCTTTTACGAGACCGATAC ATATGTCGTGTGGGACACGGTATACCGGTTCCTCTCAACCTTCGATCCCGATACCCCGGTGTACATGGGCTCCCCCTCGCCTGGACGCCATGATGTGAGTCGCGACGATCTCAAAACCTGGTTTGCCAATGGTGGCCCAGGCTTTGCCCTCAGCCGCGCAGCGGTCAAGGCGCTTATACACCGTGACGTGTCACCGCATGGTCAATACAGTGGACCGTCAGTCAGTGAAGAGTGGCTAGAACTGATCAAGGACGAGTGTTGCGGCGATAGTGTTGTTGGCTGGACTCTGTGGAATAATGGTGTGGCTTTGCAAGGTTATTGGCCTATGTTCAATCCTCACCCACTGCACGGAATTCCATTTAGCGACACTTATTGGTGTCAGCCTATCATGACGCTGCACAAGACAACGCCAAAGGACATGGTTGAAGTTTGGAAATGGGAGTTTGGGCAAAGGAAGCAAAAT CGCCCATTACTGTACTCCGACTACTGGAATTTCCATCAGCCTGGCACAAAAGGCATTTTGGAAAACTGGGATAACGGTGACTGGGATGCGTCCAAATCTGGCCCGGACCAAGGAATTGACTCATTCGAGAAATGCGAGGAGGCGTGCAAAAAGGACAACACCTGTGTTCAGTGGAATTGGAGAGGAAGGGACGAAAAGGAATGCGTTCTCGCGCGATCGTTTAGGTATGGAGAAGCGCGACAGCCAGAACAGAGAGACGACAAGTGGGTAGATTTCAAGTCTGGCTGGCTCAAGGATAGACTCGACGCATTTCGCAAAGAAAGGCAATGCGAAGTGGTGGAATGGGTTGGGCCAAGCATTACACGAGTGTTTTGA
- a CDS encoding zinc-binding dehydrogenase domain-containing protein: protein MAVDNLSIVLAERPTGEIVPGTTFKQKISPAPTSADIKDGEILVEALYLSLDPAMRAWLNDVRSYVPPVQIGETMRGASVCRVLASKSKQAKAGDYVCGFTGWTQYAVLREGAFEPSSNYPGLREPKDMLSVLGMTGLTAWIGMTKIGEPKAGETVVVSGAAGATGSIAGQIAKINGARVVGIAGSADKCKWLVEELGFDVALNYKDADFKEKFKEATPKYIDVYFDNVGGEILNMCLARAKEHARFVMCGGISQYNSANPEGPSNISRVISMRIKMQGFIVFDHIKDYGKARQELSQWVSEGKIKKTEHILPGGLQVAEQGLVDLYKGSNTGKLLVEVKNPKENPSKL, encoded by the exons ATGGCTGTAGACAACCTGTCCATTGTTCTCGCCGAACGGCCCACCGGTGAAATCGTTCCCGGCACCACCTTCAAGCAGAAGATCTCTCCTGCTCCCACCTCAGCCGACAtcaaggatggagagatCCTCGTCGAGGCTCTTTACCTCTCTTTGGACCCGGCCATGCGAGCTTGGCTGAATG ATGTCCGATCTTATGTGCCCCCTGTCCAGATCGGCGAGACCATGCGTGGTGCTTCCGTGTGCCGCGTTCTTGCTTCCAAGAGCAAGCAGGCCAAGGCTGGCGACTACGTTTGCGGCTTCACTGGTTGGACTCAGTATGCCGTCCTCCGCGAGGGCGCTTTTGAGCCTTCTTCCAACTACCCCGGCCTGAGGGAGCCCAAGGACATGCTGTCAGTCCTCGGCATGACTGGCCTCACTGCTTGGATCGGCATGACCAAGATTGGAGAGCCCAAGGCTGGCGAGACTGTTGTTGTTTccggtgctgctggtgctacTGGCAGCATTGCCGGCCAGATCGCCAAGATCAACGGCGCCCGTGTCGTTGGAATTGCTGGCAGCGCTGATAAGTGCAAGTGGCTGGTTGAGGAGCTCGGCTTCGACGTTGCCCTGAACTACAAGGATGCCGACTTCAAGGAGAAGTTCAAGGAGGCCACTCCCAAGTACATTGATGTCTACTTTGACAATG TTGGTGGTGAAATCCTCAACATGTGCCTTGCCCGCGCCAAGGAGCACGCTCGCTTCGTCATGTGCGGTGGCATCAGCCAGTACAACAGCGCCAACCCCGAGGGTCCCAGCAACATCTCCAGAGTCATCAGCATGCGCATCAAGATGCAGGGCTTCATTGTCTTCGACCACATCAAGGACTACGGCAAGGCTCGCCAGGAGCTCTCCCAGTGGGTTTCCGAgggcaagatcaagaagaccGAGCACATTCTCCCCGGTGGTCTCCAGGTTGCTGAGCAGGGCCTGGTTGACCTGTACAAGGGCTCCAACACCGGAAAGCTGCTGGTCGAGGTCAAGAACCCCAAGGAGAACCCCTCCAAGTTGTAA